The proteins below are encoded in one region of bacterium:
- a CDS encoding response regulator, whose translation MTAKARILVADDEPHIRRILQFLLEQEGFEVQMAEDGEEAWKAVASFQPDLVLLDVMMPRMDGFSVLEIIRAGFETARLPVILLTAKGEEQDKVKGLKGGANDYIIKPFNHDELLLRVSNLLEATRREREANPLTGLPGNRAIEREIQSRIASGREFSFMYIDIDRFKSFNDHYGYSMGDRAISFLAGVLVGCTQKYGAGWEFVGHVGGDDFVVATDTATGESLARRIIEEFDAGKIDLHDPADWQRGYLEVESRSGNTERFPLITLTLALIVDAKGRFEHPAQLSDTLAELKRFGKTSPASVIVRERRSSDGDQPELITSAMGEGSAKEPEGESS comes from the coding sequence ATGACCGCGAAAGCGCGCATTCTCGTTGCCGACGACGAGCCCCATATCCGGCGCATCCTGCAGTTTCTGCTGGAGCAGGAGGGGTTCGAGGTCCAGATGGCCGAGGACGGCGAGGAAGCCTGGAAAGCGGTGGCCAGTTTCCAACCGGATCTGGTGCTGCTGGACGTGATGATGCCACGCATGGACGGCTTTTCCGTGCTGGAGATCATTCGTGCCGGATTCGAGACCGCCCGCCTGCCGGTGATCCTGCTGACCGCCAAGGGCGAGGAGCAGGACAAGGTCAAGGGGCTGAAGGGCGGCGCGAACGACTACATCATCAAGCCGTTCAACCACGACGAGCTGCTGCTGCGGGTCAGCAACCTGCTGGAGGCCACGCGGCGCGAGCGCGAGGCGAATCCGCTGACGGGGCTGCCCGGCAACCGGGCCATCGAGCGCGAGATCCAGTCGCGCATCGCGTCGGGGCGCGAGTTCTCGTTCATGTACATCGACATCGACCGCTTCAAGAGCTTCAACGACCACTACGGCTACAGCATGGGCGACCGTGCCATCTCGTTCCTCGCCGGCGTGCTGGTGGGTTGCACCCAGAAGTACGGGGCCGGCTGGGAATTCGTCGGCCACGTGGGCGGCGACGACTTCGTCGTGGCGACCGACACCGCCACGGGCGAGAGCCTGGCCCGCCGCATCATCGAGGAATTCGACGCGGGGAAGATCGACCTGCACGATCCGGCCGATTGGCAGCGGGGCTATCTGGAAGTCGAGAGCCGCAGCGGCAACACCGAACGCTTCCCGCTCATCACGCTCACGCTGGCGCTCATCGTCGACGCCAAGGGGCGCTTCGAGCATCCGGCCCAGCTGAGCGACACCCTGGCCGAGTTGAAGCGCTTCGGCAAGACGTCGCCCGCGAGCGTCATCGTGCGTGAGCGCCGCTCGTCCGACGGGGACCAGCCCGAACTGATCACTTCTGCCATGGGAGAGGGCAGCGCCAAGGAACCCGAAGGCGAATCCAGCTGA